From the Primulina tabacum isolate GXHZ01 chromosome 3, ASM2559414v2, whole genome shotgun sequence genome, one window contains:
- the LOC142539948 gene encoding protein RETICULATA-RELATED 1, chloroplastic-like: MGHTVFQTAQIMPLAPTHKTLPLLPPATLYRLPGSSQRKCVLTIKASSSAVVDGDTVARLERCFLASPPATDAPSSSATDFGPVMKGQYGAFGAVTLEKSKLDLTQKQTKSSPELSTGGGGGNIGKGLSHGGGDGGDDGGDDDDYFDNFDEGDEGDEGGMFRRRMILGELFDRKFVDAVLNEWQKTMMDLPAGFRQAYEMGLVSSAQMVKFLALTARPTAERMIARSLPQGLSRAFIGRMIADPAFLYRLLLEQATTIGCSVWWEIKNRKERVKQEWDLALINVLTVTACNAIVVWSLAPCRSYGNTFQFDLQNTLQKLPNNIFEKSYPLREFDFQKRLQSILFKAAELCMVGFTAGTAQGAASALVASKKEGRLSVTIPSVSANALGYGAFLGLYANLRYQLLCGFDRAVVSYFDVIGVALIFSTTLRILNVQLGETSRLAWLGVEVDPLAQSDDLLKAYNRPSQGSKQSSSKWFINKNTVVSGLGLLGIKQGQNDANLNGEAPPPKARRKRIVRRKVATS, translated from the exons ATGGGTCACACGGTGTTTCAAACAGCGCAGATTATGCCACTCGCTCCCACCCATAAAACCTTACCTTTATTGCCGCCCGCCACCTTGTACCGGTTACCAGGTTCTTCGCAGAGAAAGTGCGTTCTGACGATTAAGGCGTCGTCGTCGGCGGTCGTTGATGGTGATACAGTTGCTAGACTGGAGCGATGCTTTCTGGCGTCACCGCCGGCAACGGATGCCCCATCATCGAGTGCTACGGATTTTGGCCCCGTTATGAAGGGACAGTACGGTGCATTTGGCGCGGTTACTTTGGAAAAGTCGAAGCTCGATTTGACGCAGAAACAGACCAAGTCTAGTCCCGAG CTCTCTACGGGGGGAGGAGGTGGTAATATTGGGAAGGGTCTCAGTCATGGTGGAGGTGATGGAGGCGATGATGgtggtgatgatgatgattactTTGATAACTTTGACGAGGGCGACGAGGGAGATGAAGGCGGTATGTTTAGGAGAAGAATGATCCTGGGGGAG TTGTTTGATCGCAAATTTGTGGATGCTGTATTAAATGAGTGGCAAAAGACAATGATGGATTTACCTGCTGGATTCCGTCAAGCATATGAAATG GGTTTAGTCAGTTCTGCTCAAATGGTGAAATTTTTGGCACTGACTGCCAGACCTACAGCTGAGAGGATGATTGCTCGGTCCCTTCCCCAAGGATTATCAAGGGCTTTTATTGGCAG GATGATTGCAGATCCAGCCTTTTTATACAGGCTTCTTCTCGAGCAGGCGACAACTATTGGTTGCTCTGTTTGGTGGGAGATCAAGAATCGCAAAGAGAG GGTTAAGCAGGAATGGGACCTTGCCCTCATTAATGTGCTGACTGTGACGGCTTGCAATGCCATTGTTGTTTGGTCGTTAGCTCCTTGTCGTTCATATGGGAATACCTTCCAATTCGATTTGCAAAATACTCTTCAAAAGCTTCccaataatatatttgaaaagaGTTACCCATTAAGAGAATTTGATTTCCAAAAGAGGCTTCAATCAATATTATTCAAAGCTGCAGAACTGTGCATGGTGGGATTTACTGCTGGAACTGCACAAGGTGCTGCATCAGCCCTTGTTGCCAGTAAAAAGGAGGGAAG GTTATCTGTGACTATACCATCTGTAAGCGCCAATGCACTTGGTTATGGAGCTTTCCTTGGTCTTTATGCTAATTTGCGATATCAGCTCTTGTGTGGGTTTGACAGAGCAGTAGTTAGCTACTTTGATGTAATCGGAGTTGCTCTGATTTTTAGCACAACCCTGAG GATCCTAAATGTTCAGTTAGGAGAGACATCTAGGTTAGCTTGGCTTGGTGTTGAGGTGGATCCATTGGCTCAGTCAGATGATCTCTTGAAGGCTTACAATAGACCCTCACAAGGATCCAAACAGTCATCTTCAAAGTGGTTCATAAACAAGAACACTGTTGTCTCTGGGCTTGGCCTTCTTGGAATCAAACAGGGACAAAACGATGCAAACTTGAATGGGGAAGCACCTCCCCCCAAGGCTAGGAGAAAGAGAATTGTTCGGAGAAAAGTGGCCACGAGTTAA
- the LOC142539947 gene encoding uncharacterized protein LOC142539947 isoform X1, with product MFEAVNSKVSFRGCPLRQSPYFTALPHQQRIVFKIFCCEKSAVSSNSPSSPSSPTDDKFGFRQVRQYWEEKRPKLNDIDVNLVQESLNHWLTKTQRFLNEAASPLVKNVHERSPDIQNDDRAMEDFLITKQTIDFRIPGGELSEAAIVSIEQFSRMNGLTGQKMQKIFKALVSESVYDDPRSLLEYCCFGFLSRNNAEVHPSLKEPAFQRLIFMTMIAWENPYSQIKDHQKKLSDKTFFQRKLVGEEEAFVRIAPAVSGVADHSTAHNIFKALAGDDQGISFSMWLTYIKELLKVHEGRKSCQFPEVSHVNEERILCLTSSRKQPVMKWENNMSWPGKLTLTDGALFFEAVNLMGEKDVLRLDLTRSGSRIEKARVGPLGSNLFDSAISVSSGPEYEPLVLEFLDLGGAMRRDVWYAFINEVIGLHKFINEFGPEARDKSVYDIYGARKGKDRAVTHAVNSIARLQALQYMRRTIDEPAKLVQFSFLQNAPYDDVVLQTLAVNCWGGAMIKKSTEGDNEPYLRLRPIGEVSEGSAHAYDVDGSVYLQKWMRSASWASNVSLAFWKNTSSRGVVLSKNLVVADMTLVEKAAMICRDKYKLAEKTQATIDAAMIEGIPSNIDLFKELVLPLTCTARSFERLRRWDDPLVTASFLGLVSTLIVRNLMFYVLPGSLMILAASMLSLKGLKEQGRLGRFFGKVTIRDHPPSNTIQEIIAVKKAIREVEKYLQNVNVVLLKIRTVILAGDPQIVFILTKATISNKSNPKHIQELQQYEGFFTYLFSTG from the exons ATGTTTGAAGCTGTGAATTCGAAAGTATCTTTCAGAGGATGCCCCTTGAGGCAATCACCGTATTTTACTGCGCTCCCTCACCAACAAAGGATAGTTTTCAAGATTTTCTGCTGTGAAAAGAGTGCAGTTTCTTCAAATTCCCCTTCTTCTCCTTCTTCTCCTACGGATGACAAGTTTGGGTTCAGGCAGGTGAGACAGTATTGGGAAGAGAAAAGGCCGAAGCTCAATGATATTGACGTCA ATCTAGTACAAGAATCACTGAACCACTGGCTGACAAAGACCCAAAGATTTTTAAATGAAGCAGCTTCTCCACTTGTAAAAAATGTTCATGAAAGAAGCCCTGATATTCAGAATGATGATCGAGCTATGGAGGACTTCTTGATTACCAAACAGACTATTGATTTCAGAATCCCAGGTGGAGAACTCTCAGAAGCTGCCATTGTTTCCATTGAGCAATTCAGCCG AATGAATGGGTTGACTGGGCAGAAAATGCAGAAAATATTCAAAGCACTTGTTTCTGAATCTGTTTATGATGATCCACGTAGCTTGTTGGAGTATTGCTGCTTCGGGTTTTTGTCTAGAAATAATGCTGAAGTTCATCCCAGTCTTAAG GAACCTGCATTTCAGAGACTCATATTTATGACAATGATTGCCTGGGAGAATCCTTACAGCCAAATAAAGGATCACCAAAAGAAATTGTCGGATAAAACTTTTTTTCAG AGGAAGCTCGTGGGAGAGGAGGAGGCCTTTGTTCGTATAGCTCCTGCTGTGTCTGGTGTGGCTGATCATTCCACGGCTCATAATATTTTCAAAGCTCTTGCTGGTGATGATCAAGGAATCTCGTTTAGCATGTGGTTAACATATATAAAAGAACTCCTCAA AGTGCATGAAGGTCGGAAGTCTTGCCAGTTTCCGGAGGTTTCCCATGTTAATGAAGAGAGAATACTCTGCCTTACTTCCAGCAGAAAGCAACCTGTGATGAAATGGGAAAATAACATGTCATGGCCTGGAAAACTCACTTTGACTGATGGAGCACTCTTCTTTGAG GCCGTTAACTTGATGGGAGAGAAAGATGTTTTAAGGCTGGATCTTACTAGAAGTGGTTCGAGAATTGAGAAAGCAAGAGTTGGGCCTTTGGGATCAAATCTTTTTGACTCTGCTATCTCTGTTTCATCTGGCCCTGA GTACGAGCCATTGGTACTTGAATTTTTGGACTTGGGAGGTGCAATGAGAAGAGATGTGTGGTATGCATTCATCAATGAAGTTATTGGTTTACACAAATTCATAAATGAGTTTGGTCCTGAAGCCCGTGATAAATCAGTCTATGACATATATGGGGCTCGTAAAGGGAAGGATAGAGCAGTTACTCATGCCGTAAATTCTATTGCCAGACTTCAGGCTCTTCAATACATGAGAAGGACTATAGATGAGCCTGCGAAACTGGTTCAGTTTTCGTTTTTACAAAATGCGCCATATGACGATGTCGTTCTTCAAACCCTCGCTGTTAATTGTTGGGGTGGAGCCATGATTAAGAAATCGACAGAGGGTGACAATGAACCATATCTACGTTTGAGACCCATTGGTGAGGTGTCTGAAGGTTCTGCTCATGCCTATGATGTTGACGGTAGTGTTTACTTGCAAAAATGGATGAGATCTGCCTCATGGGCTTCCAATGTTTCTCTGGCATTTTGGAAGAACACGTCTTCGAGAGGAGTTGTACTTAGCAAAAACCTTGTAGTAGCTGACATGACTTTGGTGGAAAAGGCTGCAATGATTTGTAGAGATAAATACAAGTTGGCTGAGAAAACACAAGCCACAATTGATGCTGCAATGATTGAAGGGATTCCCAGCAACATTGACCTTTTTAAG GAACTTGTGCTTCCTCTGACTTGTACTGCTAGAAGTTTTGAAAGATTAAGACGCTGGGATGATCCGCTTGTGACAGCATCATTTCTTGGACTTGTTTCTACTCTTATCGTCAG GAACTTGATGTTCTATGTACTCCCAGGGTCTTTGATGATCTTGGCTGCTAGTATGTTATCACTGAAGGGGCTCAAGGAACAAGGTCGTCTTGGAAGATTTTTTGGAAAGGTTACAATACGTGATCATCCTCCATCAAATACAATCCAGGAAATTATTGCTGTCAAAAAAGCCATTCGTGAAGTAGAGAAATATCTCCAGAATGTGAATGTTGTGCTGCTCAAGATACGTACAGTCATTCTTGCAGGAGACCCTCAG ATTGTTTTTATTTTGACGAAAGCAACCATATCAAACAAGAGTAATCCAAAACACATCCAAGAATTGCAGCAGTATGAAGGATTCTTCACATATTTATTTTCCACTGGCTAA
- the LOC142539947 gene encoding uncharacterized protein LOC142539947 isoform X2, with the protein MFEAVNSKVSFRGCPLRQSPYFTALPHQQRIVFKIFCCEKSAVSSNSPSSPSSPTDDKFGFRQVRQYWEEKRPKLNDIDVTDLVQESLNHWLTKTQRFLNEAASPLVKNVHERSPDIQNDDRAMEDFLITKQTIDFRIPGGELSEAAIVSIEQFSRMNGLTGQKMQKIFKALVSESVYDDPRSLLEYCCFGFLSRNNAEVHPSLKEPAFQRLIFMTMIAWENPYSQIKDHQKKLSDKTFFQRKLVGEEEAFVRIAPAVSGVADHSTAHNIFKALAGDDQGISFSMWLTYIKELLKVHEGRKSCQFPEVSHVNEERILCLTSSRKQPVMKWENNMSWPGKLTLTDGALFFEAVNLMGEKDVLRLDLTRSGSRIEKARVGPLGSNLFDSAISVSSGPEYEPLVLEFLDLGGAMRRDVWYAFINEVIGLHKFINEFGPEARDKSVYDIYGARKGKDRAVTHAVNSIARLQALQYMRRTIDEPAKLVQFSFLQNAPYDDVVLQTLAVNCWGGAMIKKSTEGDNEPYLRLRPIGEVSEGSAHAYDVDGSVYLQKWMRSASWASNVSLAFWKNTSSRGVVLSKNLVVADMTLVEKAAMICRDKYKLAEKTQATIDAAMIEGIPSNIDLFKELVLPLTCTARSFERLRRWDDPLVTASFLGLVSTLIVRNLMFYVLPGSLMILAASMLSLKGLKEQGRLGRFFGKVTIRDHPPSNTIQEIIAVKKAIREVEKYLQNVNVVLLKIRTVILAGDPQVHHKRS; encoded by the exons ATGTTTGAAGCTGTGAATTCGAAAGTATCTTTCAGAGGATGCCCCTTGAGGCAATCACCGTATTTTACTGCGCTCCCTCACCAACAAAGGATAGTTTTCAAGATTTTCTGCTGTGAAAAGAGTGCAGTTTCTTCAAATTCCCCTTCTTCTCCTTCTTCTCCTACGGATGACAAGTTTGGGTTCAGGCAGGTGAGACAGTATTGGGAAGAGAAAAGGCCGAAGCTCAATGATATTGACGTCA CAGATCTAGTACAAGAATCACTGAACCACTGGCTGACAAAGACCCAAAGATTTTTAAATGAAGCAGCTTCTCCACTTGTAAAAAATGTTCATGAAAGAAGCCCTGATATTCAGAATGATGATCGAGCTATGGAGGACTTCTTGATTACCAAACAGACTATTGATTTCAGAATCCCAGGTGGAGAACTCTCAGAAGCTGCCATTGTTTCCATTGAGCAATTCAGCCG AATGAATGGGTTGACTGGGCAGAAAATGCAGAAAATATTCAAAGCACTTGTTTCTGAATCTGTTTATGATGATCCACGTAGCTTGTTGGAGTATTGCTGCTTCGGGTTTTTGTCTAGAAATAATGCTGAAGTTCATCCCAGTCTTAAG GAACCTGCATTTCAGAGACTCATATTTATGACAATGATTGCCTGGGAGAATCCTTACAGCCAAATAAAGGATCACCAAAAGAAATTGTCGGATAAAACTTTTTTTCAG AGGAAGCTCGTGGGAGAGGAGGAGGCCTTTGTTCGTATAGCTCCTGCTGTGTCTGGTGTGGCTGATCATTCCACGGCTCATAATATTTTCAAAGCTCTTGCTGGTGATGATCAAGGAATCTCGTTTAGCATGTGGTTAACATATATAAAAGAACTCCTCAA AGTGCATGAAGGTCGGAAGTCTTGCCAGTTTCCGGAGGTTTCCCATGTTAATGAAGAGAGAATACTCTGCCTTACTTCCAGCAGAAAGCAACCTGTGATGAAATGGGAAAATAACATGTCATGGCCTGGAAAACTCACTTTGACTGATGGAGCACTCTTCTTTGAG GCCGTTAACTTGATGGGAGAGAAAGATGTTTTAAGGCTGGATCTTACTAGAAGTGGTTCGAGAATTGAGAAAGCAAGAGTTGGGCCTTTGGGATCAAATCTTTTTGACTCTGCTATCTCTGTTTCATCTGGCCCTGA GTACGAGCCATTGGTACTTGAATTTTTGGACTTGGGAGGTGCAATGAGAAGAGATGTGTGGTATGCATTCATCAATGAAGTTATTGGTTTACACAAATTCATAAATGAGTTTGGTCCTGAAGCCCGTGATAAATCAGTCTATGACATATATGGGGCTCGTAAAGGGAAGGATAGAGCAGTTACTCATGCCGTAAATTCTATTGCCAGACTTCAGGCTCTTCAATACATGAGAAGGACTATAGATGAGCCTGCGAAACTGGTTCAGTTTTCGTTTTTACAAAATGCGCCATATGACGATGTCGTTCTTCAAACCCTCGCTGTTAATTGTTGGGGTGGAGCCATGATTAAGAAATCGACAGAGGGTGACAATGAACCATATCTACGTTTGAGACCCATTGGTGAGGTGTCTGAAGGTTCTGCTCATGCCTATGATGTTGACGGTAGTGTTTACTTGCAAAAATGGATGAGATCTGCCTCATGGGCTTCCAATGTTTCTCTGGCATTTTGGAAGAACACGTCTTCGAGAGGAGTTGTACTTAGCAAAAACCTTGTAGTAGCTGACATGACTTTGGTGGAAAAGGCTGCAATGATTTGTAGAGATAAATACAAGTTGGCTGAGAAAACACAAGCCACAATTGATGCTGCAATGATTGAAGGGATTCCCAGCAACATTGACCTTTTTAAG GAACTTGTGCTTCCTCTGACTTGTACTGCTAGAAGTTTTGAAAGATTAAGACGCTGGGATGATCCGCTTGTGACAGCATCATTTCTTGGACTTGTTTCTACTCTTATCGTCAG GAACTTGATGTTCTATGTACTCCCAGGGTCTTTGATGATCTTGGCTGCTAGTATGTTATCACTGAAGGGGCTCAAGGAACAAGGTCGTCTTGGAAGATTTTTTGGAAAGGTTACAATACGTGATCATCCTCCATCAAATACAATCCAGGAAATTATTGCTGTCAAAAAAGCCATTCGTGAAGTAGAGAAATATCTCCAGAATGTGAATGTTGTGCTGCTCAAGATACGTACAGTCATTCTTGCAGGAGACCCTCAGGTACATCACAAAAGAAGCTAA
- the LOC142539951 gene encoding E3 ubiquitin-protein ligase RZF1-like translates to MPTIRDYGVVENGVQRGRMYHYYWCRRCQRTVRTTTTNLDEILCPICLGQIRYELEVSNPRRLEPSPRALESLAQILDSSINQQQREQNNESNGNQERGSRQALILLQFIGPDSPPRPVSPPENMFIQPTNRSQNSNYFIQELAQDNRPDPPPAPGSAIEALPLVVISNAHLKNDSSCPVCKDEFEVGDQVRELPCKHFYHSDCIVPWLHLHNTCPVCRYELQGFPNVSFQDHYDFQDFQEDEGNIRRNQNWGWMNMFSSRPFSMIQSWAQLCLEFLDNRFDISRRESMPWRSWLSFDPQN, encoded by the exons ATGCCAACGATAAGAGATTATGGTGTTGTTGAAAATGGTGTCCAAAGAGGGAGAATGTACCATTACTACTGGTGTCGACGATGCCAACGCACGGTTCGGACCACTACCACCAACCTAGATGAAATATTGTGCCCGATTTGTCTAGGACAAATCCGGTATGAACTTGAAGTCTCAAATCCTAGACGACTCGAACCGTCTCCACGTGCATTAGAGTCATTAGCACAAATCTTGGATTCTTCCATCAACCAACAGCAACGAGAACAAAACAATGAATCCAATGGAAACCAAGAGCGTGGTTCGCGCCAAGCTTTGATACTACTTCAATTTATAGGCCCCGATAGCCCCCCAAGGCCCGTCTCACCTCCAGAAAACATGTTCATCCAACCAACGAACCGCAGCCAaaactcaaattatttcatCCAAGAACTGGCTCAGGATAACCGGCCAGACCCGCCTCCCGCTCCCGGATCAGCAATCGAAGCACTGCCGTTGGTGGTCATAAGTAATGCACATTTGAAGAATGACTCGAGCTGTCCTGTTTGCAAGGATGAATTCGAGGTCGGGGATCAAGTAAGGGAGCTGCCTTGCAAACATTTCTACCACTCCGATTGTATCGTCCCATGGCTGCATTTACACAACACGTGCCCCGTCTGTCGATATGAGCTACAAGGTTTTCCTAACGTAAGCTTCCAAGATCACTACGACTTCCAAGATTTTCAGGAAGACGAAGGGAACATTAGGAGGAATCAAAACTGGGGGTGGATGAACATGTTCTCTTCGAGGCCATTCAGTATGATTCAAAGTTGGGCTCAACTTTGTCTTGAATTTCTAGACAACAGGTTTGATATTTCTCGTCGAG AGAGCATGCCGTGGCGATCTTGGCTTAGCTTTGATCCTCAAAATTGA